The following proteins are encoded in a genomic region of bacterium:
- a CDS encoding biopolymer transporter ExbD: MGRKRRKNSFQAGELNLTAMIDVAFQLLAFFILTAKPVDVVTNLDVFRPMAEKASQDQSPAKVIRVTVFPDGFTINDRAVDSRGLNTLLGKLADLDKTQTVLIQCLNESPHGKLIELLDLCAKLKLTNLSVVSSGGA, from the coding sequence ATGGGTAGAAAACGCAGAAAAAATTCATTTCAGGCGGGTGAACTCAACCTCACCGCCATGATCGACGTGGCCTTCCAGTTGCTGGCGTTCTTCATCCTGACGGCTAAACCCGTGGATGTGGTCACCAACCTGGACGTCTTCCGTCCCATGGCGGAGAAGGCCTCCCAGGACCAGTCGCCGGCGAAGGTGATCCGGGTCACGGTCTTCCCTGATGGCTTTACCATCAATGACCGGGCCGTGGATAGCCGGGGTCTGAACACCCTGCTCGGCAAGCTGGCGGATCTGGATAAGACGCAGACGGTCCTGATCCAGTGTCTGAACGAATCGCCGCACGGCAAACTGATCGAATTACTCGACCTGTGCGCGAAACTCAAGTTGACCAACCTCTCGGTCGTCAGTT